A window from Rhodobium gokarnense encodes these proteins:
- a CDS encoding TRAP transporter large permease, whose product MTFVVVFAVCLFLGVPIFAVLGVPSLIELLLSPIPLASLAHSLYEGVDKFPLLAIPCFVLAGAVMARAGITEDIIAVMRRVVGRTHGGLAIVTILSCMFFAAISGSGPGTVAAVGTLLIPAMVQDGYRKDFAAAVTSSGGTLGILLPPSNPMIVYGVLASVSIGDLFLAGIVPGLLMGTLLIGVAYLLSLRAGFRGAGAAFELRDFGKALYAAKFSLATPFIVLGGIYAGIFTPVEASVVAVLYALLVGVVIKRRVGLTAIWDSLSEASAICGGLVVIMGTAVFFGEFLALNQIPQQIAASLLTVTTDAVLMLFLLAAILIVLGTFMETLSTVIILTPILLPLVTRLGVDPIHFGILLVVTSEIGFLTPPLGVNLFVACSISGLKLEQISRQVLPFILTIAAGLVVLILWPQISLSILSLK is encoded by the coding sequence TCGCCGTCTGCCTGTTTCTCGGGGTGCCGATCTTCGCCGTCCTCGGCGTGCCGTCCCTGATCGAGCTCCTGCTGTCGCCGATCCCGCTCGCCTCGCTGGCCCACAGCCTCTATGAGGGCGTCGACAAGTTCCCGCTCCTCGCCATCCCCTGCTTCGTCCTTGCCGGCGCAGTGATGGCCCGGGCCGGCATCACCGAGGACATCATCGCGGTGATGCGGCGCGTCGTCGGGCGCACCCATGGCGGGCTCGCCATCGTCACCATCCTGTCCTGCATGTTCTTTGCCGCCATCTCCGGCTCCGGGCCGGGCACGGTCGCCGCCGTCGGCACGCTGTTGATCCCGGCCATGGTCCAGGACGGTTACCGCAAGGACTTTGCCGCCGCGGTCACCTCCTCGGGCGGCACGCTCGGCATCCTGTTGCCGCCGAGCAACCCGATGATCGTCTATGGGGTGCTGGCCAGCGTCTCCATCGGCGATCTGTTCCTCGCCGGCATCGTCCCCGGCCTTCTGATGGGCACCCTCCTGATCGGGGTCGCCTATCTCCTGTCCCTGCGTGCCGGCTTCCGGGGCGCGGGCGCGGCCTTCGAGCTGCGGGATTTCGGCAAGGCGCTCTATGCGGCGAAGTTCTCGCTGGCAACGCCCTTCATCGTGCTCGGCGGCATCTATGCCGGCATCTTCACGCCGGTCGAGGCCTCGGTCGTCGCCGTCCTCTACGCACTCCTCGTCGGCGTCGTCATCAAGCGGCGGGTCGGGCTGACGGCGATCTGGGACTCCCTGTCGGAGGCGAGCGCCATCTGCGGCGGGCTGGTCGTCATCATGGGAACGGCGGTGTTCTTCGGCGAGTTCCTCGCCCTCAACCAGATCCCGCAGCAAATCGCCGCCTCGCTCCTCACGGTCACCACCGACGCCGTGCTGATGCTGTTCCTGCTCGCCGCGATCCTGATCGTGCTCGGCACCTTCATGGAGACGCTGTCGACGGTGATCATCCTGACGCCGATCCTGTTGCCGCTGGTCACGCGGCTCGGCGTCGATCCGATCCATTTCGGCATCCTGCTGGTGGTGACGAGCGAGATCGGCTTCCTGACGCCGCCGCTCGGCGTCAACCTGTTCGTCGCCTGCAGCATATCGGGGCTGAAGCTTGAGCAGATATCCCGTCAGGTGCTGCCGTTCATCCTGACCATCGCCGCCGGGCTCGTGGTGCTGATCCTGTGGCCGCAGATCAGCCTGTCGATCCTGAGCCTGAAGTAG
- a CDS encoding DUF3141 domain-containing protein: MTDKDTSSNSNPFAAFGNGWGDLASQWRLMGELTRHHANALRDSQAKAVTGTTAAMRALAPQFWNGNPATAFQDYATDFAERSLLFLDTLRQRGDSYIEREEEGFKPVLVFDYDLIIDGRELAKPVNYALVRILPPEGSPPQREDGRPFVIIDPRAGHGSGIGGFKSESEVGVALKDGHPVYFVIFYPDPEPGQTLGDVCEAEALFLKEIHARHPNAPLPLVTGNCQGGWASMILGAIHPDLIGPLVIAGAPLSYWAGEKGKNPFRYFGGVMGGAVPALFSSDLGGGKFDGAHLVMNFESLNPANTWWRKNYTVFADVDNEADRFLDFEKWWSGFYFMNENEIRWIVENLFIGNKLTRGEAVLPDGTPIDLTRIQAPVVVFASHGDNITPPQQALNWIPDLYDSVQEMQARGNVVVYTLHDSVGHLGIFVSAKVASKQHKQITSVVKTIEALAPGLYEMKIGKEDGVYTVSFEARTIDDILALDDGREEEEEFAAVAQLSEWATKTYELTMRPFVQSMVTPQIAEANRVMHPMRTQRYLFSGANPAMRSVKALADRRRRTRTPIAADNPFFRAEKLMADVVENNWNLFRDTRDAFIELAFHGIYGTPVMKRLAENGVRKREVRDALQYPQVKEALAKSGVGGYAEAIIRMLILIARARGSVRRDRLERSNRILHSRPPFDTMTPEHRSRIIHEQTMIVEFAGKEAIATLPELLRDDVDRMRAVNLVMEIAGAVEEMDPPTIAMFKHIQQVLKTMAKDWHEPQHEVEGHIPGTSPDAATAPTA; the protein is encoded by the coding sequence ATGACCGACAAAGACACCTCCAGCAACAGCAATCCCTTCGCGGCCTTCGGCAATGGATGGGGCGATCTCGCCAGCCAGTGGCGCCTGATGGGCGAGCTGACGCGCCACCACGCCAATGCACTGCGGGACAGCCAGGCCAAGGCCGTTACCGGCACGACCGCGGCGATGCGCGCCCTTGCACCGCAGTTCTGGAACGGCAATCCGGCGACGGCCTTCCAGGACTACGCCACCGACTTTGCAGAGCGCTCGCTTCTCTTCCTCGACACCCTGCGCCAGCGCGGCGACTCCTACATCGAGCGCGAGGAGGAAGGCTTCAAGCCGGTCCTGGTCTTCGACTACGACCTCATCATCGATGGCCGCGAGCTTGCCAAACCCGTCAACTATGCCCTCGTGCGCATCCTGCCGCCGGAGGGCTCGCCGCCGCAGCGCGAGGACGGCCGCCCCTTCGTCATCATCGACCCGCGCGCCGGCCACGGCAGCGGCATCGGCGGCTTCAAGAGCGAGTCGGAGGTCGGCGTTGCCCTCAAGGACGGCCACCCGGTCTATTTCGTCATCTTCTATCCCGACCCGGAACCCGGCCAGACCCTCGGCGATGTCTGCGAGGCCGAGGCGCTGTTCCTGAAGGAAATCCACGCCCGGCACCCGAACGCGCCGCTGCCGCTTGTTACCGGCAACTGCCAGGGCGGCTGGGCCTCGATGATCCTCGGCGCCATCCATCCGGACCTGATCGGGCCGCTGGTCATTGCCGGCGCGCCGCTCTCCTACTGGGCCGGCGAAAAGGGCAAGAACCCGTTCCGCTATTTCGGCGGCGTCATGGGCGGTGCCGTGCCGGCGCTGTTTTCGTCCGATCTCGGCGGCGGCAAGTTCGACGGCGCCCACCTGGTCATGAACTTCGAGAGCCTCAACCCGGCCAACACCTGGTGGCGCAAGAACTACACGGTCTTCGCCGACGTCGACAACGAGGCCGACCGCTTCCTCGATTTCGAGAAATGGTGGTCCGGTTTCTATTTCATGAACGAGAACGAGATCCGCTGGATCGTCGAGAACCTGTTCATCGGCAACAAGCTGACCCGCGGCGAGGCGGTGCTGCCGGACGGCACGCCGATCGACCTCACCCGCATCCAGGCGCCGGTCGTCGTCTTCGCCTCGCATGGCGACAACATCACGCCGCCGCAGCAGGCGCTGAACTGGATCCCGGACCTTTACGATTCCGTCCAGGAGATGCAGGCGCGCGGCAACGTCGTCGTCTACACCCTGCACGACAGCGTCGGCCATCTCGGCATCTTCGTCTCGGCCAAGGTGGCGAGCAAGCAGCACAAGCAGATCACCTCGGTCGTCAAGACCATCGAGGCGCTCGCCCCCGGCCTTTACGAAATGAAGATCGGCAAGGAGGACGGCGTCTATACGGTCTCCTTCGAAGCGCGCACCATCGACGACATCCTGGCGCTCGACGACGGCCGCGAGGAAGAGGAGGAGTTCGCCGCCGTCGCCCAGCTCTCCGAATGGGCGACGAAGACCTACGAGCTGACCATGCGCCCCTTCGTCCAGAGCATGGTGACGCCGCAAATCGCCGAGGCCAACCGGGTGATGCATCCGATGCGCACCCAGCGCTATCTGTTCTCCGGCGCCAACCCGGCGATGCGCAGCGTCAAGGCGCTGGCCGACCGGCGCCGGCGGACCCGCACGCCGATTGCCGCGGACAATCCGTTCTTTAGGGCCGAAAAGCTGATGGCCGACGTCGTGGAGAACAACTGGAACCTCTTCCGCGACACCCGCGATGCCTTCATCGAGCTTGCCTTTCACGGCATCTACGGCACGCCCGTCATGAAGCGGCTTGCAGAAAACGGCGTCCGCAAGCGGGAGGTGCGCGACGCTTTGCAATACCCCCAGGTCAAGGAAGCGCTGGCAAAATCGGGTGTCGGAGGGTATGCCGAGGCCATCATCCGCATGCTGATTCTGATCGCCCGGGCACGCGGGTCGGTACGGCGCGACCGCCTCGAACGCTCCAACCGCATCCTGCATTCCCGGCCGCCCTTCGACACCATGACGCCTGAGCACCGCAGCCGCATCATCCACGAGCAGACGATGATCGTGGAATTCGCCGGCAAGGAGGCGATCGCCACCCTGCCGGAGCTGCTGCGCGACGACGTCGACCGCATGAGGGCGGTCAATCTGGTGATGGAAATCGCCGGCGCGGTGGAAGAAATGGACCCGCCGACGATCGCCATGTTCAAGCACATCCAGCAGGTGCTGAAGACGATGGCGAAGGACTGGCACGAACCGCAGCACGAGGTCGAGGGCCACATCCCCGGCACTTCGCCGGATGCTGCGACCGCGCCGACCGCCTGA
- a CDS encoding bifunctional enoyl-CoA hydratase/phosphate acetyltransferase, with the protein MIRENKLFDELTVGDSASVKRVCTANDLFVFAHASGNLNPLHLPEDEHHNGKANGETAEPVAPSMWVGALISSVLGNILPGAGTLYKTQTFRFVDRVHVGDELTVTVTVSEKRANNTVVLDTVITGRGGDVVADGVAEVLAPTRKVAIDDDRLPDLLIRRHQHFDRYLDACAGMPSAATAVVAPEDPASLGGALLAAKRNLIVPILIGSAEAIKAVAKKHGEDLTGIEIIDVANHDAAAAKAVEMARADQVQAIMKGHLHTDQLLRHVVKRDGGLRTGRRLSHAFIMDVPGLDHVLIVSDAAINISPSLEEKIDITQSAIDLGRSLGIGQPKVGVLSAVETVNPAIPSTLDAAALSKMADRGQITGGLVDGPLAMDNAIDLQAAQTKGITSLVAGRADVLIVPNLEAGNMLAKELAFIAHAEAAGVVLGAAVPIILTSRADGEKARLASCAIAALYKAWQVGGRSMIAEAAE; encoded by the coding sequence ATGATCCGCGAGAACAAGCTTTTCGACGAACTGACGGTCGGCGACAGCGCTTCCGTCAAGCGCGTGTGCACCGCCAACGACCTGTTCGTCTTCGCCCACGCGTCGGGCAACCTCAACCCGCTGCACCTGCCGGAGGACGAGCACCACAATGGCAAGGCGAACGGCGAGACGGCCGAACCGGTGGCCCCGTCCATGTGGGTCGGCGCGCTGATCTCCTCGGTGCTCGGCAACATCCTCCCCGGCGCCGGCACGCTCTACAAGACCCAGACGTTCCGCTTCGTCGACCGGGTCCATGTCGGCGATGAGCTGACCGTCACCGTCACGGTGTCGGAAAAGCGCGCCAACAACACCGTCGTCCTCGACACGGTGATCACCGGGCGCGGCGGCGACGTGGTCGCCGACGGCGTTGCCGAAGTGCTCGCCCCGACCCGCAAGGTGGCCATCGACGACGACCGGCTGCCGGACCTCCTGATCCGCCGCCACCAGCATTTCGACCGCTATCTCGACGCCTGTGCCGGCATGCCGAGCGCTGCGACCGCCGTCGTTGCGCCGGAGGACCCGGCCTCGCTCGGCGGCGCGCTGCTGGCCGCCAAGCGCAACCTCATCGTGCCGATCCTGATCGGCTCGGCCGAGGCCATCAAGGCGGTCGCCAAGAAGCACGGCGAGGACCTTACCGGCATCGAGATCATCGACGTTGCGAACCATGACGCGGCCGCGGCAAAGGCAGTGGAGATGGCCCGCGCCGACCAGGTCCAGGCGATCATGAAGGGGCACCTGCATACCGACCAGCTCCTGCGCCACGTCGTCAAGCGCGACGGCGGGCTTCGCACCGGGCGCCGGCTCAGCCACGCCTTCATCATGGACGTGCCGGGCCTCGACCACGTGCTCATCGTCTCGGACGCGGCGATCAACATCTCGCCGAGCCTTGAGGAAAAGATCGACATCACCCAGAGCGCCATCGACCTCGGCCGCTCGCTCGGCATCGGCCAGCCGAAGGTCGGCGTGCTGTCGGCCGTGGAGACCGTCAATCCGGCGATCCCCTCGACCCTCGATGCCGCCGCGCTCTCCAAGATGGCCGATCGCGGCCAGATCACCGGCGGCCTCGTCGACGGGCCGCTGGCCATGGACAACGCCATCGACCTGCAGGCGGCCCAGACCAAGGGCATCACCTCGCTGGTCGCCGGCCGCGCCGACGTCCTCATCGTGCCGAACCTGGAAGCCGGCAACATGCTGGCCAAGGAACTGGCCTTCATCGCCCATGCGGAAGCCGCGGGCGTCGTGCTCGGCGCTGCCGTCCCGATCATCCTGACCAGCCGCGCCGACGGCGAAAAGGCGCGGCTCGCTTCCTGCGCCATCGCCGCGCTCTATAAAGCGTGGCAGGTGGGAGGTCGGTCCATGATCGCGGAGGCAGCGGAATAA
- a CDS encoding acetate/propionate family kinase: MHHILTLNSGSSSIKFALFAVNGTPVEKVRGQVEGLGSMPRLKAETGRSVLVDEVLDETRVKDHASGLAAVLGFLHAHFAADQIAAVGHRIVHGGPDYTEPVILDDARLAELAEFRPLAPLHQPHNISGVEAAKKAFPNAVQVGCFDTAFHRAHPWVNDTYALPRDLYDQGVRRYGFHGLSYEYVENRLHEVAPHHADGRVIVTHLGNGSSMCAIQGGQSVGSSMGFTALDGLPMGTRCGQLDPGVVLYMMSELGMSAEEIEDVLYRRSGLKGLSGISHDMRLLEAAGTPEALQAIDYFVYRIRREIGAMIAILSGLDALVFCGGIGEHAVRIRERICQGFDWIGIELDETRNRHGSTVISSDRSRVRVFVIPTNEEAMIASHTARLLAEASSPAII; this comes from the coding sequence ATGCATCACATCCTGACCCTCAATTCCGGTTCCTCCTCCATCAAATTCGCCCTCTTCGCGGTCAACGGCACGCCGGTGGAAAAGGTCCGCGGCCAGGTCGAGGGCCTCGGCAGCATGCCGCGCCTGAAGGCGGAGACCGGGCGCTCGGTGCTGGTCGACGAGGTGCTCGACGAGACCCGGGTCAAGGACCATGCCAGCGGCCTTGCCGCCGTGCTCGGCTTCCTGCACGCGCATTTCGCGGCCGATCAGATCGCCGCCGTCGGCCACCGCATCGTCCATGGCGGCCCGGACTATACCGAGCCGGTGATCCTCGACGACGCGCGGCTCGCCGAGCTTGCCGAATTCCGCCCGCTGGCGCCGCTGCACCAGCCGCACAACATTTCCGGCGTAGAGGCGGCCAAGAAGGCATTCCCGAACGCCGTCCAGGTCGGCTGCTTCGATACCGCCTTCCACCGCGCCCACCCCTGGGTCAACGATACCTACGCCCTGCCGCGCGACCTCTACGACCAGGGCGTCCGGCGCTACGGCTTCCACGGGCTCTCCTACGAATATGTGGAGAACCGGCTGCACGAGGTGGCGCCGCACCACGCCGACGGCCGGGTCATCGTCACCCATCTCGGCAACGGCTCGTCGATGTGCGCCATCCAGGGCGGCCAGAGCGTCGGCTCGTCCATGGGCTTCACCGCCCTCGACGGCCTGCCGATGGGCACCCGCTGCGGCCAGCTCGACCCCGGCGTCGTGCTCTACATGATGAGCGAGCTCGGCATGTCCGCCGAGGAGATCGAGGACGTGCTCTACCGCCGTTCCGGCCTCAAGGGCCTGTCCGGCATCTCCCACGACATGCGGCTGCTGGAAGCTGCCGGTACGCCGGAAGCGCTGCAGGCCATCGACTATTTCGTCTATCGCATCCGGCGCGAGATCGGCGCCATGATCGCCATTCTCTCCGGCCTCGACGCGCTGGTCTTTTGCGGCGGCATCGGCGAGCACGCCGTGCGCATACGCGAGCGTATCTGCCAGGGCTTCGACTGGATCGGCATCGAGCTCGACGAGACCCGCAACCGGCACGGCAGCACGGTGATCTCCTCCGACCGCTCGCGCGTGCGCGTCTTCGTCATCCCGACCAACGAAGAGGCGATGATCGCCAGCCACACGGCGCGGCTTCTCGCCGAGGCGTCCTCGCCGGCGATCATCTGA